The following are from one region of the Bos mutus isolate GX-2022 chromosome 18, NWIPB_WYAK_1.1, whole genome shotgun sequence genome:
- the COX7A1 gene encoding cytochrome c oxidase subunit 7A1, mitochondrial: protein MRALRVSQALVRSFSSTARNRFENRVAEKQKLFQEDNGLPVHLKGGATDNILYRVTMTLCLGGTLYSLYCLGWASFPHKK, encoded by the exons ATGAGGGCCCTGCGG GTCTCCCAAGCGCTGGTCCGCTCCTTTAGCTCAACCGCCCGGAACCGCTTCGAGAACCGAGTAGCTGAGAAACAGAAACTCTTCCAG GAGGACAATGGCCTCCCGGTGCACTTGAAGGGCGGTGCAACAGACAACATCCTGTATCGAGTGACGATGACTCTGTGTCTGGGGG GCACTCTCTACAGCCTGTACTGCCTTGGCTGGGCCTCCTTCCCTCACAAGAAGTGA
- the CAPNS1 gene encoding LOW QUALITY PROTEIN: calpain small subunit 1 (The sequence of the model RefSeq protein was modified relative to this genomic sequence to represent the inferred CDS: inserted 2 bases in 1 codon) — protein sequence MFLVNSFLKGGGGGGGGGGLGGGLGNVLGGLISGAGGGGGGGGGGGGGGGGTAMRILGGVISAISEAAXQYNPEPLPPRTHYSNIEANESEEVRQFRRLFAQLAGDDMEVSATELMNILNKVVTRHPDLKTDGFGIDTCRSMVAVMDSDTTGKLGFEEFKYLWNNIKKWQAVYKQFDVDRSGTIGSSELPGAFEAAGFRLNEHLYNMIIRRYSDEGGNMDFDNFISCLVRLDAMFRAFKSLDKDGTGQIQVNIQEWLQLTMYS from the exons ATGTTCCTGGTTAACTCGTTCTTGAAGGGTGGCGGAGGCGGCGGAGGAGGCGGGGGCCTGGGCGGGGGTCTAGGGAATGTGCTTGGAGGCCTTATCAGCGGGgctggaggcggcggcggcggcggaggcggcggcggcggtggcggcggcggaaCCGCCATGCGCATCCTGGGCGGGGTCATTAGCGCCATTAG TGAGGCGGC GCAGTACAACCCAGAGCCCCTG CCCCCTCGCACACATTATTCCAACATTGAGGCCAATGAGAGTGAGGAGGTCCGGCAGTTCCGGAGGCTTTTTGCCCAGCTGGCTGGAGAT GACATGGAGGTCAGCGCCACAGAACTCATGAACATTCTCAACAAAGTGGTGACCCGAC ATCCTGATCTGAAGACTGATGGCTTTGGCATTGACACATGTCGCAGCATGGTGGCTGTAATGGAT AGTGACACGACTGGCAAACTGGGCTTCGAAGAATTCAAGTACTTGTGGAACAACATCAAAAAGTGGCAG GCCGTATACAAACAGTTTGATGTTGACCGTTCAGGGACCATTGGCAGCAGTGAACTCCCAGGGGCCTTTGAGGCAGCAG GATTCCGCCTGAACGAACATCTCTACAACATGATCATCCGACGCTACTCAGATGAGGGAGGGAACATGGATTTTGACAATTTCATCAGCTGCCTGGtcagactggatgccatgttcc GTGCCTTCAAATCTCTCGACAAAGATGGCACTGGACAAATCCAGGTGAACATCCAGGAG TGGCTGCAGCTGACCATGTACTCCTGA